CTCTGACATCACACAGCTCTAGGCCTGCACCAGGACAGCACACAGCTGTCACTGGGACATCACACAGCTATGTCACTATGACAgtcaggaagtgatgtcgtCCCGTGTGAAATGGTGTCTAagctgtccccccctccccgtcaccCTGTCAGGACCAGCCATGCTGCTGATGTTCTGTAACACAGGGTGTGGGGTAGTACTGTGTGGTGTAGAGCAGGGGTTCTCAGCCCTCCAACCcaagcctccctgccctgcatgttttaggtgTTTCCCTGAGGAGCAGGGTTGGGAACCCCTGGTGTAGAGGACTGTCAAGTTAACAAGCACGCatgcccctttccccctccacgCATCAATGCTCATGTTATTGTGGTCACACAGGAAATGCTAGTGGGAGTGTCACCTAGTGTCACCTAGACGACAGCCCTGCTCTACAGCCTCCTATAGAGTCACACCCCCCCGGAATCACATCACCTAGACAACAGCCCTGCTGTACAGCCTCCTATAGAGTCACACCCCCACAGAATCACATCACCTAGACAACAGCCCTGCTGTACAGCCTCTTATAGAGTCACACCCCCCCCCGGAATCACATCACCTAGACGACAGCCCTGCTCTACAGCCTCCTATAGAGTCACACCCCCCCGGAATCACATCACCTAGACAACAGCCCTGCTGTACAGCCTCCTATAGTCACACCCCCACAGAATCACATCACCTAGACAACAGCCCTGCTGTACAGCCTCCTATAGAGTCACACCCCCACAGAATCACATCACCTAGACAACAGCCCTGCTGTACAGCCTCCTATAGAGTCACACCCCCCCAGAATCACATCCGGCCATGACAGCTCTCCAGCATTCATCTGATGAAGTTCAGCAGCAGATCAATAGGCTGTTATAATAACCAGGATATATCTGGgccatgtgtgtgtccctgtgtgtgtgtgtgtgtgtgtgtgtgtgtgtgtgtgtgcagttccaGGACCTGCTGTCCCAGGGGCCATCCCCCCTGTCCCAGGTGGACCCCTACACCAGCCGCTCCATGGACCTGCTGctgccgggggagggggggcgcagGAGGGAGCAGGACTGCAGCGTATCGCTGAGATCATACAGTGAGAGGCCCCGCTCTGTGGTCAGTACGTCTGCCTGGCTCCGTCTATGATCTgtatatctctgtgtctctctgtaactcccccctctctcctctcccctctctccacccccctttctcctcccccctctgtcctccgcCCTCTCCCCCGCAGGACCGTCAGAGCGAGCGTCACTGGGAGCCCCGCCCCGCCCTGAGGCCTCCCAGCCAGGCTGCCTCCTACGGCACCGTGTCCGGCTGGCACCACCAGCCTGAGAAGCTCATCCTGGAGTCCTGCGGCTACGAGGCCAGCGTgggtcaccctgtcaccctcaccctgtcccatcctcaccctgtcacaccctcaccctgtcaccttGTCAcatcctcaccctgtcaccctctcATCTgaaccctcaccctgtcaccctcatACCAGTTctctcaccaacacacctgAGTTAAACACCAACAAAGTCTCTTGACTTTGGGAACTTCACAGAGTTCATTTGAACTTGAACTTCCCTGAATTAAACATAAACTGCTGTAATGGCACAAAGTTACACTTAGTTTATGTTTAGTGCATAAATGTAAGAAATACTTTCGAGATCTGCAAGAGTCGGTGTTGTTGTGGGAAGGCCTCGCATCTAAATGTGTTTCATGCATGACCACAGCTTGTCTCAAAGCAGGCATCTAATCCAGACCTGTTCCTCCTCTTGCAGTATCTGGGATCCATGATCATCAGGGATCTACGAGGGATCGAGTCCACTCAAGAAGCCTGTGCCAAGATCAGGGTAGATCCACAGTCCATGCATGAGGGACTgaatgagtgtgagtgagtaagtgagtgagtaagtgaaGCTAATGGATGAAGATGCATCGATGGATGATGTGCAGTCAGAGTCTGGGAGTGGCAGATGAGTCCTCAGGATGGCAGCTGTGACTATCTGACTTCATCCCAACatgcctctcatcccctcccctcccgtgtcctctcatccccttccctcccctctcctatcttctcctctcataccctcccctcccgtctcctctcatcccctcccctcccgtctcctctcctctcatcccctaccctcccctctcctatcctctcctctcatcccctcccctctcctatcctctcatccccttccctctcctctcatcccctcccctctcctctcctctcatcaccttccctccccttccctctcctctcctctcctctcatcccctcccctctcctctcctctcatcaccttcctttccctctcctatcctctcctctcatcccctcccctctactctcctcacTTCTCTTTTCTCAGAAATCAAAGGACTCTAAGAAAGGCCCTGTGGTCATCCTATCCATCACCTATAAAGGGGTTCGCTTCATCGATGCAGCCACCAAGGTAAGAGACTCTATTCAGATGCCATtcagcctccctccatcctctaccTGGCCTCGCTGTTTCCTCCGCTAGATGGAGGTGTGCGTCATCATACATGCCAGTTCTGACCTGCTGTTCATCTTGACCACAGTACCTGACCTGCTGTTTCTccacgacttccaagagagagctttacaaagtgtaaagtgtaaaaatatatcacagcgagtacaaacaattttaaatcagttaccactaaccacaagagcaacaagtctctgagcaagagtcattgtgatccttgaggaaactaacatcgggtcaagcgaaccattcctaattaccgttgtactcccggaacaagtgcgtcttgagcctgaCTTGCTGTTCCTCCAGACCCCAGTACCTGACTTGCTATTTCTCCAGACCACAGTACCTGACCTGCTGTTCGTCCAGACCACAGTAcctgacttcctgttcctccagacCACAGTACCTGACCTGCTGTTCCTACAGACCACAGTACCTGACTTGATGTTCCTCCAGACCAGAGTACCTGACCTGCTGTTCCTCCAGACCACAGTACCTGACCTGCTGTTCATCCAGACCACAGTACCTGACTTGCTGTTCCTCCAGACCACAGTACCTGACTTGCTGTTCCTCCAGACCACAGTACCTGCCTTGCCCTTCCTCCAGACCACAGTACCTGACTTGCTGTTCCTCCAGACCACAGTACCTGACTTGCTGTTCCTCCAGACCACAGTACCTGCCTTGCTGTTCCTCCAGACCACAGTACCTGACTTGCTGTTCCTCCAGACCACAGTACCTGACCTGTTGTTCCTCCAGACCACAGTACCTGACTTGCTGTTCGTCCAGACCACAGTACCTGACTTGTTGTTCCTCCAGACCACAGTACCTGACTTGTTGTTCCTCCAGACCACAGTACCTGACTTGCTGTTCCTCCAGACCATAGTAGCCGAGCACGAGATCAGGAACATCTCGTGTGCAGCCCAGGACCCGGACGACCTCCACACGTTCGCCTACATCACCAAGGACCTGAAGAGCGGTCACCACTTCTGTCACGTGTTCAGCACCGTGGAGGTGGTGAGTCTGGACGCGTCTTCTGAACAAAGGGGAGGGGCGGAAGACAAAACCATAGCAACATCTAACGGGTGTTCATCTCCCGATTGCCTCGTTACAGAACTTGATTAACTAGGAGGCTTTCCAGAGCCAGGCAGGACATCAGTGCTGATTAGGAACTCATCTTCATCTGATTGGGACTTCCTGTTGACGCTGTGTCTTCCTTTCCAGACACAGACCTATGAGATCATCCTGACGCTGGGACAGGCGTTTGAGGTGGCCTATCAGATCGCTCTGCAGGCCCGGGCCAGGCAGTATGTGCCCCCGGCCTCTCTGGTGTCAGAGGTCATTGAGACCAAAGCCAGCAGACCTGTCTCTCATAACTGGAGCAGCATGAGAAGAACTACAGTGAGTATCACCCAGCCAGCTTTGTGTGTGGtaatgtctgagtgtgtgtgtgtgtgtgtgtgtgtgtgtgtgtgtgtgtgtgtgtgtgtgcgtgtgtgtgtgcgtgtgtgtgggtgtgtgtaggtgtgtgtgtgtgtgtgtgggtgtgtgtgtgtgtgggtgtgtgtgcgtgcgtgcgtgcataagCAGTGATCATATGAGAACTGGGTGTATTCAAAGTTTCATacacagcaacaacattagcggCGTTGTGAAAGTGATGAGTCAGTTCTGTGCCTGCAGTACAGTACAATGtactggggtggagggagagagcagggtggagggagagagcagggtggaggtgtggagggagagagcagggtggaggtgtggagggagagagcagggtggagggagagagcagggtggaggtgtggagggagaaagcagggtggaggtgaggagggagagagcagggtggagggagagagcagggtggagggagagagcagggaggagggagagagcagggtggaggtgtggagggagagagcagggtggaggtgaggagggagagagcagggtggaggtgtggagggagagagcagggtggaggtgtggagggagagagcagggtggaggtgaggagggagagagcagggtggaggtgtggagggagagagcagggtggaggtgtggagggagagagcagggtggagggaaagagcagggtggagggagagagcagggtggagatgtggagggagagagcaaggtggagggagagagcagggaggagggagagagcagggtggagggagagagcagggtggagatgtgaagggagagagcagggtggagggagagagcagggtggagggagagagcagggtggagatgtggagggagagagcagggtggagggagagagcagggaggagggagagagcagggaggagggagagagcagggtggagggagagagcagggtggagatgtgaagggagagagcagggtggagggagagagcagggtggagatgtgaagggagagagcagggtggagggagagagcagggtggagggagagagcagggtggagatgtggagggagagagcagggtggagggagagagcagggaggagggagagagcagggaggagggagagagcagggtggagggagagagcagggtggagatgtgaagggagagagcagggtggagggagagagcagggaggagggagagagcagggaggagggagagagcagggtggagggagaaagcagggtggaagtgtgtgtattGATCAGTAGAGCCGATCCTGCAGGTTAGTCTATACTGCTCCTCAGTATTGATCAGCGCTGTGTTAACTGTGTCAATGTTTACGCAGGCCCAGAGCCCTTGCTCTGATCCGCCCCTCTGACTCAATATGACGAGGCCTGGGTGAAGCTGTCAGGCCTCTGACTCAATATGACGAGGCCTGGGTGATCCTGTCAGGCCTCTGACTCAATATGACGAGGCCTGGGTGATCCT
The window above is part of the Osmerus mordax isolate fOsmMor3 chromosome 1, fOsmMor3.pri, whole genome shotgun sequence genome. Proteins encoded here:
- the anks1ab gene encoding LOW QUALITY PROTEIN: ankyrin repeat and SAM domain-containing protein 1A (The sequence of the model RefSeq protein was modified relative to this genomic sequence to represent the inferred CDS: deleted 2 bases in 2 codons) — protein: MMWQCHLSSSECRCYRLNGFSLLKRFPVSAEGGRPRGSADQTVGEWLERVGLPQYESKLLLNGFDDLRFMGSNVMEDMDLRDMGITDPGHRKKILHAARNLPKVKALGCDGSSSLSSWLDVLGLQEYLPNFLSSGYRTLDCVKNLWELEIVNVLKIVPLGHRKRIIASLAERPYEEAPTKTQRLSQIRFQDLLSQGPSPLSQVDPYTSRSMDLLLPGEGGRRREQDCSVSLRSYSERPRSVDRQSERHWEPRPALRPPSQAASYGTVSGWHHQPEKLILESCGYEASYLGSMIIRDLRGIESTQEACAKIRKSKDSKKGPVVILSITYKGVRFIDAATKTIVAEHEIRNISCAAQDPDDLHTFAYITKDLKSGHHFCHVFSTVEVTQTYEIILTLGQAFEVAYQIALQARARQYVPPASLVSEVIETKASRPVSHNWSSMRRTTIGPLEEDPDRLSLGSTAWLFNPRDPSRRPASTKYETTIF